Proteins from a single region of Companilactobacillus farciminis KCTC 3681 = DSM 20184:
- a CDS encoding PTS transporter subunit EIIC gives MKKGMQQFSRSAIIPIKFMAVMGLFLAFAVIMQLEFMPGFIQSTGSMIKSMMDAMMNNLSIIFCVAIASSMAKKNKLEAGVLAVIAFLMFLAANNAWLSSQHMLAKEGAVGLYGTGQNMVLGFQVVDMNVFLGMILGILTAYIHNKFGNKKFIDILSIYGGPRLAFIIMIPVTLALAISLCYVWPVINKGINSTSSFILGAGAIGVFLYGFGNRFLIPTGLHHLLWMPFCFTAIGGTATIGGKVYTGAVNIFYAEMANIGSITSLDPSIRFAFFGFSKVFASIPIALAIIHMANKNRQEEIKGMVLPGAFVGTVAGITEPLDFSYLFAAPQLWFVHSLLAGLSEALLWQFGIRTFVKDGVIDTAVSNAVFSPSLTKIHWFIIFGLVMSAVWYFSFVFLIKKLDLKTPGREEVPEMAGVNSSVTEDSPVSSSEPTVALANDGSRFDTLVEGLGGRSNIETLNNCFTRLRIDVLDPEKIDKDKIKTFPGQKGLIIDKNNIQIVMGMGVQSIREDMAEELGME, from the coding sequence ATGAAAAAGGGGATGCAACAATTTTCCAGATCGGCTATAATTCCCATTAAATTTATGGCTGTAATGGGACTTTTCTTAGCTTTCGCAGTAATAATGCAATTAGAATTTATGCCTGGCTTTATTCAAAGTACAGGTAGCATGATTAAATCAATGATGGATGCAATGATGAATAATTTATCGATTATTTTCTGTGTTGCTATTGCATCATCAATGGCTAAGAAAAATAAATTAGAGGCTGGTGTTTTAGCTGTAATTGCCTTTCTCATGTTCTTGGCCGCAAATAATGCTTGGTTATCTTCACAGCACATGCTTGCCAAAGAAGGTGCCGTTGGATTATATGGTACTGGTCAAAATATGGTTTTAGGTTTTCAAGTAGTTGATATGAATGTTTTTCTCGGTATGATTTTAGGTATTTTAACGGCATATATACATAATAAATTCGGCAATAAAAAATTTATTGATATTTTAAGTATTTACGGTGGACCTAGATTAGCTTTTATTATTATGATTCCTGTTACATTAGCACTGGCAATTAGTTTGTGTTACGTATGGCCCGTTATTAACAAAGGAATTAATAGTACCTCTAGTTTTATTTTAGGAGCAGGTGCTATCGGCGTGTTCTTATATGGGTTCGGTAACAGATTCTTAATTCCAACAGGGTTGCACCATTTGCTATGGATGCCATTCTGTTTCACGGCAATTGGTGGAACGGCAACAATTGGTGGAAAAGTTTATACAGGAGCAGTTAATATCTTTTATGCTGAAATGGCAAATATTGGAAGCATTACTTCCTTAGATCCTTCCATTCGTTTCGCATTCTTTGGCTTTTCAAAAGTATTTGCTTCAATTCCTATTGCATTAGCAATTATTCATATGGCAAATAAAAATAGGCAAGAAGAAATTAAAGGAATGGTTTTACCGGGAGCATTTGTTGGTACAGTAGCCGGTATTACAGAACCTCTTGATTTTTCTTACTTATTTGCTGCACCGCAACTCTGGTTTGTGCATAGTCTTTTAGCAGGGCTATCAGAAGCGCTATTATGGCAATTTGGAATCAGAACTTTTGTAAAGGATGGAGTTATTGATACGGCGGTTTCAAATGCAGTATTTAGCCCATCGCTTACAAAGATACATTGGTTTATTATTTTTGGTTTAGTTATGTCAGCGGTTTGGTACTTCTCATTTGTATTCTTAATTAAGAAATTAGATTTAAAAACTCCAGGTCGTGAAGAAGTTCCGGAAATGGCAGGGGTTAATTCTAGTGTGACTGAAGACTCTCCAGTAAGTTCGTCAGAACCAACTGTCGCATTAGCAAATGATGGTTCAAGATTTGATACCTTGGTAGAAGGTCTTGGAGGTAGAAGTAATATTGAAACATTAAATAATTGTTTTACTAGGTTAAGAATTGATGTTTTAGATCCTGAAAAAATTGATAAAGATAAGATTAAAACATTTCCAGGACAAAAGGGACTAATAATAGATAAGAATAATATTCAAATAGTTATGGGGATGGGTGTTCAATCTATACGTGAAGATATGGCAGAAGAATTAGGGATGGAATAA
- a CDS encoding Cof-type HAD-IIB family hydrolase: MYKLIVCDLDETLMKDDGSLSSKNAEAIQAATNAGIYFVVNSGRGYSSFQKDLEKMNLRDKPNQYSISYNGGLILENKNNRPITVNAMPFNTAKEVFEIGKNNQNASIHINTQNKLYIYNPVPEDIAYQKSRGVIFSELKNDDFNQFRDMNIMKVIMALPTVEERQNMKKMVEKKVGSSNLSISFSSGRYVEFNPAKIDKGSATLELAETLGIHPNEIIAVGDNSNDQSMLDVAGLPISVANGIDSVKKTAKYITTADNNHDALAEIINKFIL; this comes from the coding sequence ATGTATAAACTGATTGTTTGTGATCTTGATGAAACCTTAATGAAGGATGATGGTTCTTTATCTTCAAAAAATGCCGAAGCTATTCAAGCAGCTACTAATGCAGGTATTTATTTCGTAGTTAATTCTGGTAGAGGCTATTCATCATTCCAAAAGGATTTGGAAAAGATGAATCTGCGTGATAAACCTAATCAATATTCAATATCTTATAATGGAGGGTTAATTTTAGAAAATAAAAATAATCGACCAATAACCGTCAACGCAATGCCATTCAATACTGCTAAGGAAGTTTTTGAAATTGGTAAAAATAATCAAAATGCATCGATCCATATAAACACCCAAAATAAGTTATATATTTATAACCCAGTACCAGAAGATATAGCCTATCAGAAAAGTCGCGGAGTTATTTTTTCAGAATTAAAGAATGATGACTTCAATCAATTCAGAGACATGAATATTATGAAAGTCATTATGGCTCTTCCAACGGTTGAAGAAAGACAAAATATGAAAAAAATGGTAGAGAAAAAAGTGGGATCATCTAATCTATCAATATCTTTTTCTTCTGGAAGATATGTTGAATTTAATCCCGCCAAAATAGATAAAGGAAGTGCAACGTTAGAACTTGCAGAGACACTCGGCATACATCCTAATGAAATTATCGCTGTGGGTGATAATAGCAATGATCAATCAATGCTAGACGTTGCAGGTCTTCCTATAAGTGTTGCAAATGGTATTGATTCTGTTAAAAAAACTGCTAAATACATTACCACAGCTGACAATAATCATGATGCTTTAGCAGAAATAATAAATAAATTCATTTTGTAA